The following coding sequences are from one Pasteurellaceae bacterium RH1A window:
- a CDS encoding ABC transporter yields MYALEIKQLVKQYPRGVQAVKGIDLTVEDGDFYALLGHNGAGKSTTIGIISCLVNKTSGSVKVFGFDLDKQKVQLKQQIGLVPQEFNFNQFEQVIDILIYQAGYYGIGRKTALERAEYWLKRLELWEKRHALIRELSGGMKRRVMIARALMHNPRLLILDEPTAGVDIELRRSLWDFLRELNQQGTTIILTTHYLEEAENLCRHIGIIQNGKLVENTSMKALLAKLESETFVLDLAQHKPLVIEDYPLEWLDDTTIEVEVQREQGLNKLFQQLSQQGAEVLSLRNKSNRLEELFMKMKD; encoded by the coding sequence ATGTACGCACTTGAAATCAAACAACTGGTCAAGCAATACCCCCGAGGGGTTCAGGCGGTCAAAGGCATTGATTTGACTGTTGAAGATGGGGATTTTTACGCCCTCCTAGGCCACAATGGAGCGGGCAAGTCCACCACCATCGGGATTATTAGCTGCCTGGTCAATAAAACCAGCGGCTCGGTCAAGGTTTTTGGCTTTGACTTGGACAAGCAAAAAGTCCAATTAAAACAACAGATTGGCCTGGTGCCGCAGGAGTTTAACTTTAACCAGTTCGAGCAGGTTATTGATATCCTCATTTATCAGGCTGGCTATTATGGGATTGGCCGAAAAACAGCACTGGAGCGAGCCGAATACTGGCTTAAGCGGCTGGAACTCTGGGAAAAACGCCATGCCCTGATTCGGGAACTGTCTGGCGGCATGAAGCGGCGGGTGATGATTGCCCGCGCCCTCATGCACAACCCTCGCCTGCTGATTTTGGACGAGCCAACCGCTGGCGTGGACATTGAACTGCGCCGCTCCCTCTGGGATTTCTTGCGGGAGCTTAACCAACAAGGCACGACCATTATTCTGACCACTCACTATTTGGAAGAGGCCGAAAACCTTTGTCGCCATATTGGCATTATTCAAAACGGCAAATTGGTGGAAAACACCTCCATGAAGGCTCTTTTAGCCAAACTGGAAAGTGAGACCTTTGTGCTAGATTTGGCCCAACATAAACCGCTTGTAATTGAGGATTACCCCCTTGAATGGCTGGACGACACCACGATTGAGGTGGAAGTTCAGCGGGAGCAAGGGCTCAACAAGCTCTTCCAACAACTTAGCCAACAAGGTGCGGAGGTCTTGAGCCTACGCAACAAGTCCAACCGCCTTGAAGAACTCTTTATGAAGATGAAAGATTGA
- a CDS encoding ABC transporter permease: protein MQNWIGFYTLAIKEAKRVLRIWRQTLVPPMITTTLYFLIFGTLIGKRIGEMNGVSYMQFIAPGLIMMSAITASYTNTASSFFLSKFVRNIEEMLVSPLSTHTLIWGYIAGSITRGGLVGILVTLITLSFVDYQIHSWLIINAVMLLTIITFALGGLINAVFARNFDDIGIIPTFVLTPLTYLGGVFYSISLLPDFWQSVSKFNPIVYMINGFRYGFLGQSDVDIVYTFAVLGVFFVILYSIAYRLIEKGVGLRS from the coding sequence ATGCAAAACTGGATCGGATTTTATACACTGGCCATCAAAGAGGCCAAACGGGTACTTCGGATCTGGCGCCAAACCTTGGTTCCACCTATGATCACCACCACCCTCTACTTCCTGATTTTCGGCACCTTGATAGGCAAGCGGATCGGCGAGATGAACGGGGTCAGCTATATGCAGTTTATCGCCCCAGGCCTGATTATGATGTCGGCCATCACGGCCTCCTACACCAACACGGCCTCCTCCTTCTTCCTCAGCAAGTTTGTGCGTAACATTGAAGAAATGCTGGTTTCGCCCCTTTCCACCCATACCCTCATTTGGGGTTACATTGCAGGCAGCATCACCCGTGGCGGCCTGGTGGGGATCTTGGTCACCCTGATTACCTTGAGCTTTGTGGACTACCAGATCCATTCCTGGCTTATCATCAACGCCGTTATGCTCCTGACCATCATCACCTTTGCCCTGGGCGGCCTGATCAACGCCGTCTTTGCCCGCAATTTTGACGACATCGGCATCATCCCCACCTTTGTGCTGACACCACTGACCTACCTGGGCGGGGTCTTCTACTCTATCTCGCTTCTACCTGATTTTTGGCAGTCAGTCTCCAAATTCAACCCCATTGTTTATATGATTAACGGCTTCCGCTATGGCTTTTTAGGCCAAAGCGATGTGGATATTGTTTATACCTTTGCCGTGCTGGGTGTGTTTTTTGTGATTTTATATAGTATTGCCTACCGCTTGATTGAAAAGGGTGTGGGGTTGAGATCCTAG